A single genomic interval of Prunus dulcis chromosome 5, ALMONDv2, whole genome shotgun sequence harbors:
- the LOC117629123 gene encoding uncharacterized protein LOC117629123, protein MEKTQKFELQTSILELLRRLSGSNDIPVQPCSPSLTMPSAGSDLTAAEYRALTKLSEVLSAQLSARLSAQLSAQQLQLADTQKSILEELRLIRSSNASLSQSTTTPNFTVIDDSPNCEPFNPHPSPEHASMTTHQGEDRSVYLLVSFDDRKYTNSIYKVTFKHGGVTHEPPVVGLVAEYYDTFHIKGARIFNRSKLYIIPEEVYNKTRGAKSYRPLGYSIDTKTGSYCSSLPPSIASKPAGTLVSAYDKLYYVALPGSSPSIKEPSFERYDPDEDVWERMTSFPFYHDCGSRMKIIGYAVCYGVILFSLSDSYMNPYVVAFHESRNQWNQVTSASYASFRGRAVVVGDTIYALHALIEEVIITFSLRMDKGEDGGIAYSLSPLFVLRGLKIACPPVRFNKLKTGYLVHLGNRDFFHVKSGSPNEEALPVVQYLCITTFQIVDGEGGKPMIKTIHSTVHPVDIKGRDWFSLEFCFTPEFGDYEPIEVESVTSMNQPKQEETTLDEHDKEFLIREGTRSKLRACPWLR, encoded by the exons atggagaaaacccaaaagttTGAATTGCAAACATCAATACTGGAGCTGCTTCGCCGACTGAGCGGCAGTAATGATATTCCCGTTCAACCCTGCAGTCCCAGCCTGACGATGCCTTCCGCGGGCTCTGATCTCACCGCTGCTGAATACCGTGCCTTGACGAAGTTATCGGAGGTGCTTTCCGCCCAGCTTTCTGCACGGCTATCCGCCCAGCTTTCTGCCCAGCAACTCCAACTGGCCGATACGCAGAAATCAATACTGGAGGAGCTTCGTCTAATACGCTCCAGTAATGCTAGCCTCAGTCAATCCACGACGACTCCAAATTTCACGGTGATTGACGACAGTCCCAACTGTGAGCCCTTTAATCCTCACCCAAG CCCAGAGCATGCATCGATGACTACACATCAGGGGGAAGATAGATCTGTATATTTATTGGTGTCTTTTGATGATAGAAAATACACAAATTCAATCTATAAAGTGACATTCAAACATGGAGGAGTCACTCATGAACCCCCAGTAGTTGGACTTGTGGCAGAGTACTATGACACTTTTCACATCAAGGGTGCAAGAATTTTCAATCGCTCCAAATTATACATCATTCCAGAGGAAGTTTATAATAAAACTCGCGGGGCCAAATCTTACAGGCCATTAGGATACAGCATTGACACCAAGACTGGGTCATATTGTTCATCTCTTCCTCCTAGCATAGCCTCTAAACCAGCAGGAACTCTTGTATCTGCTTATGACAAGCTTTACTATGTTGCACTTCCAGGGTCCTCACCATCAATTAAGGAGCCCTCCTTCGAGAGATATGATCCTGATGAAGACGTTTGGGAGCGAATGacttcttttccattttatcATGACTGTGGAAGCCGTATGAAAATAATTGGTTATGCCGTTTGTTATGGagtcattttattttcattgtcGGACTCCTACATGAATCCATATGTCGTTGCTTTCCATGAGAGTAGAAACCAATGGAATCAAGTGACTTCTGCTTCTTATGCTTCTTTCCGAGGGAGGGCCGTGGTTGTAGGCGACACTATCTATGCCTTACATGCGCTTATAGAGGAGGTGATTATAACATTCTCATTAAGGATGGACAAAGGTGAAGACGGTGGCATTGCATATTCCCTAAGCCCACTGTTTGTATTGCGTGGCCTGAAGATTGCATGTCCGCCAGTGCGATTTAATAAGCTTAAGACAGGGTATTTGGTTCATTTGGGTAACAGAGACTTCTTTCATGTCAAGTCTGGCAGTCCCAATGAAGAAGCACTTCCCGTGGTTCAATATCTTTGTATCACAACGTTTCAAATTGTTGATGGAGAAGGAGGAAAACCTATGATCAAAACCATACATTCAACTGTTCATCCTGTGGATATCAAGGGCCGTGATTGGTTCTCACTTGAATTCTGCTTCACGCC TGAGTTTGGGGATTATGAACCCATAGAAGTGGAGAGTGTGACTAGTATGAATCagccaaaacaagaagaaaccACTTTGGATGAACATGATAAGGAGTTTTTGATCCGTGAGGGGACTCGAAGTAAGCTTCGTGCTTGCCCATGGCTAAGgtga